From Paenibacillus physcomitrellae, the proteins below share one genomic window:
- a CDS encoding ABC-F family ATP-binding cassette domain-containing protein, with amino-acid sequence MNILTAEGLSKSYGEKVLFEGASFGMEDQDKIGLVGVNGTGKSTFLKVIAGLDSPDAGKVAVNNDVRIRYLAQNPDFDPEMTVLQQVFRGEGEELRCVYEYMETLRELEQGGDNEVLQEKLVRLGQTMDRLQAWQLESEAKSVLSKLGIHDFHRKMGELSGGQRKRVAMATALIQPSELLILDEPTNHIDNASVAWLEQYLQKRRGALLMITHDRYFLDRVCDVMLELDQGKLYRYEANYSRFLELKADREEREASAEQKRQNLLRNELAWIRRGAKARSTKQKARIDRFEKLVEQAPGQKAASLDMSVASSRLGRKILEISELHYEVEGRTLIGDLTYTAVPQDRVGIVGPNGSGKSTLLNLIAGRLQPGQGYIELGQTVKLGYYTQEHQEMKAEQRVIEYIKEEAEVVTTADGSRITASQMLERFLFPSALQWTPIGKLSGGEKRRLYLLRVLMGAPNVLLLDEPTNDLDIQTLSVLEAYLDEFPGAVFTVSHDRFFLDRTVDKIMAFEGGGRIAVHVGNYSEYAERTGGEGGSAAAGNAGVGAAQAASASKGGASSGSSGVGSGGGGRDGSSQRSEKLKFSYNEQREFDAIDGLVEAAEQELERITSEMEQAVSDAALLQELMKQQQTAEAELERLMERWTYLNELAERIEAQRG; translated from the coding sequence ATGAACATATTAACGGCCGAAGGGCTATCCAAAAGTTACGGAGAAAAGGTTTTATTTGAAGGCGCCTCATTTGGCATGGAGGATCAGGATAAAATCGGGCTTGTCGGCGTTAACGGCACGGGCAAGTCGACTTTTTTGAAAGTGATCGCCGGGCTGGACAGTCCGGATGCAGGAAAGGTTGCCGTCAATAACGACGTAAGAATCCGCTACCTGGCTCAGAATCCTGACTTCGATCCGGAAATGACGGTGCTCCAGCAGGTCTTCCGCGGGGAAGGTGAAGAGCTGCGCTGCGTTTACGAATATATGGAGACATTGAGAGAGCTGGAACAGGGCGGGGACAACGAGGTTTTGCAGGAGAAGCTCGTCCGTCTCGGCCAAACGATGGACCGCCTTCAGGCTTGGCAGCTGGAGAGCGAAGCGAAAAGCGTTTTATCCAAGCTGGGCATTCACGATTTTCACCGAAAAATGGGCGAGCTGTCCGGCGGACAGCGCAAGCGGGTGGCGATGGCAACGGCTCTTATTCAGCCGTCCGAGCTGCTCATTCTGGACGAGCCTACCAACCATATCGACAACGCGTCCGTAGCATGGCTGGAGCAATACCTGCAGAAACGCCGCGGCGCTTTGCTGATGATTACGCACGACCGTTATTTCCTTGACCGGGTCTGCGACGTCATGCTGGAGCTGGATCAGGGCAAGCTGTACCGCTATGAGGCCAATTACAGCCGGTTTCTAGAGCTGAAGGCGGACCGGGAGGAACGCGAGGCGTCGGCCGAGCAAAAGAGGCAGAACCTGCTGCGCAATGAGCTGGCCTGGATCCGCAGGGGGGCCAAAGCCCGATCCACCAAACAAAAAGCGCGGATCGACCGCTTTGAGAAGCTGGTCGAGCAGGCGCCCGGCCAGAAGGCGGCTTCGCTCGACATGTCGGTAGCTTCCTCCCGCCTGGGCCGCAAGATTCTGGAGATTTCGGAGCTGCATTATGAGGTGGAAGGCCGCACGCTGATCGGCGATTTGACCTACACCGCGGTGCCGCAGGACCGGGTCGGCATCGTCGGGCCCAACGGCAGCGGCAAATCGACGCTGCTGAATCTGATCGCCGGCAGGCTGCAGCCGGGTCAAGGTTACATTGAGCTGGGGCAGACGGTCAAGCTCGGATACTACACGCAGGAGCATCAGGAGATGAAAGCTGAGCAGCGCGTGATCGAATACATCAAAGAAGAAGCGGAAGTGGTAACGACGGCCGACGGATCGCGCATCACGGCTTCACAGATGCTGGAACGATTCCTGTTCCCGTCCGCGCTGCAGTGGACGCCGATCGGCAAACTTTCAGGAGGAGAGAAACGTCGCCTGTACCTGCTGCGCGTACTGATGGGCGCGCCGAACGTCTTGCTCCTGGACGAACCGACAAATGATCTGGACATTCAAACGTTAAGCGTGCTGGAGGCTTATCTGGATGAATTTCCGGGAGCCGTGTTTACGGTATCGCATGACCGCTTTTTCCTGGACCGCACGGTCGATAAAATCATGGCCTTCGAAGGCGGCGGCCGGATTGCCGTTCATGTCGGCAATTACAGCGAATACGCCGAACGCACGGGCGGCGAAGGCGGATCCGCAGCAGCCGGGAATGCCGGTGTGGGCGCTGCTCAAGCGGCCTCCGCTTCAAAGGGCGGCGCTTCCTCCGGAAGCAGCGGTGTTGGCAGCGGTGGCGGCGGGCGGGATGGCTCGTCCCAGCGCAGCGAAAAGCTGAAGTTCAGCTATAATGAGCAGCGCGAATTCGATGCCATAGACGGGCTTGTCGAAGCGGCCGAGCAGGAGCTTGAGCGCATAACCTCCGAGATGGAACAAGCGGTCAGCGATGCAGCCCTGCTGCAGGAGCTGATGAAGCAGCAGCAGACGGCCGAAGCCGAGCTTGAGCGCCTCATGGAGCGCTGGACGTATTTGAACGAGCTTGCGGAGCGGATTGAAGCGCAGCGGGGGTAG
- the serS gene encoding serine--tRNA ligase — protein sequence MLDMKWIREHADEVQQTADRKGISLSVKELLERDKNRRAELAELERLRQNRNRLTEEIRAAMQRDGQAKSDLLRAEIADNKRRIQETEIAYSQADSEFKRLLLLVPNIVSQDTPVGVSDADNVKVRSWGLPPEFGFELRDHVELGRMLGILDTQRGVKVAGSRNYYLKGDGFRLQRAVQQLALDVLERKGFDFLEVPLMVGREAMVNTGFFPLGEDQTYPIAGEERWLVGTSEVPLIGYFSGDLVDLSQGPVKAASASVCFRSEVGSAGRDTSGLYRVHQFSKVEQVVICRNDPALSEALLQEITANAEEILQLLELPYQVMAVCTGDMSQKTYKQFDIETWMPSRGSYGETHSSSNLQDFQARRSNIRYREEDGCLQFCHTLNNTAVATPRILIPLLENHQREDGSVYIPLALRPYMGGREVLNPSRQP from the coding sequence ATGTTAGACATGAAATGGATTCGGGAGCATGCGGACGAGGTGCAGCAAACCGCAGACCGCAAAGGGATTTCGCTGTCGGTCAAGGAGCTGCTGGAACGGGATAAGAACAGAAGAGCCGAACTGGCGGAGCTGGAACGGCTCAGGCAAAACAGGAACAGGCTTACGGAAGAGATTCGGGCGGCGATGCAGCGTGATGGACAGGCAAAATCCGATCTGTTAAGGGCGGAAATTGCTGATAACAAGCGACGGATTCAGGAAACGGAGATAGCGTACAGCCAGGCCGACTCCGAATTTAAACGCCTGCTGCTGCTCGTGCCTAACATCGTATCGCAGGATACGCCGGTTGGGGTATCGGATGCGGACAATGTGAAGGTGAGAAGCTGGGGCCTGCCGCCGGAGTTCGGGTTCGAGCTCCGCGATCATGTAGAACTGGGCCGTATGCTCGGTATTCTGGACACTCAGCGCGGGGTGAAGGTTGCCGGGAGCCGAAATTATTATCTGAAGGGCGACGGCTTTCGTCTCCAGCGGGCTGTGCAGCAGCTTGCCCTGGACGTGCTGGAGCGCAAAGGGTTTGATTTCCTCGAGGTACCGTTGATGGTGGGGCGGGAAGCCATGGTAAATACGGGCTTTTTCCCGCTGGGCGAAGACCAGACCTACCCGATTGCCGGGGAGGAGCGCTGGCTCGTCGGCACTTCGGAGGTTCCTCTGATCGGGTATTTTAGCGGGGACCTAGTGGACTTGAGCCAAGGACCGGTCAAAGCCGCCTCGGCTTCGGTCTGCTTCCGCAGCGAAGTCGGCTCGGCGGGCCGCGATACCAGCGGATTGTACCGGGTGCATCAGTTTTCGAAGGTGGAACAGGTGGTCATATGCCGCAATGACCCGGCGCTGTCGGAAGCCCTGCTGCAGGAGATCACGGCCAACGCCGAAGAAATCCTTCAGCTGCTTGAGCTTCCTTACCAGGTCATGGCCGTATGCACCGGCGACATGTCGCAAAAGACCTACAAGCAATTCGATATTGAAACGTGGATGCCGAGCCGGGGCAGCTACGGCGAAACCCATTCGTCGTCCAACCTGCAAGACTTTCAAGCCCGGCGTTCCAACATCCGCTACCGCGAGGAGGACGGCTGTCTTCAATTCTGCCATACGCTGAACAACACGGCCGTAGCAACGCCCCGCATTCTCATTCCCCTGCTGGAGAATCATCAGCGCGAGGACGGATCCGTTTATATTCCGCTGGCGCTGCGGCCTTATATGGGCGGGCGGGAGGTTTTGAATCCGAGCCGGCAACCCTAG